A DNA window from Acidimicrobiales bacterium contains the following coding sequences:
- a CDS encoding CoA transferase codes for MKRIMEGIRVVEVAAWTYVPIAGAVLAEWGADVIKIEHPESGDPQRGLVTSGLMPSGPGSVNFMIELPNRGKRSVGLDLKNEQGRQVLLDLVKTADVFLTNFRPQARKNLRIDVDDLRAVNPRLIYVRGSGQGQRGPESERGGYDACSYWARGGSADIISDPDDYPLMQPGPAYGDVIGGMTIAGGISAALYHRERTGEALVVDNSLLATGMWATGASVLMAGLFGFGRFPRGNRGKAPNPLVLTYKTKDGRYLSLVMLESDRYWADLVHKVGRSELADDPRFVDAAARAQNSEECVAILDEIFASRTFEEWKSLLQEVKGVWAPVQTAAEVLEDPQVLENGYLREVEAASGTKFRMVASPLQFDEEPADLVRAPDHGEHTDEVLGELGLDTDAILELKIAGAVL; via the coding sequence TTGAAGCGAATCATGGAAGGAATCCGCGTCGTCGAGGTCGCCGCGTGGACGTACGTGCCGATCGCCGGCGCGGTTCTCGCCGAATGGGGCGCCGACGTGATCAAGATCGAGCACCCCGAGTCCGGTGACCCTCAACGCGGCCTGGTCACGTCGGGACTCATGCCGTCCGGGCCCGGCTCGGTGAACTTCATGATCGAGCTTCCCAACCGGGGCAAGCGCAGCGTCGGCCTGGATCTCAAGAACGAGCAGGGACGCCAGGTGCTGCTCGACCTGGTGAAGACCGCCGATGTGTTCCTCACCAACTTCCGCCCGCAGGCCCGCAAGAACCTCCGGATCGACGTCGACGACCTGCGAGCGGTGAACCCTCGCCTCATCTACGTGCGCGGCTCGGGGCAAGGGCAGCGCGGTCCCGAATCCGAGCGAGGCGGGTACGACGCCTGCTCCTACTGGGCGCGGGGCGGATCCGCCGACATCATCAGCGATCCCGACGACTACCCCCTGATGCAGCCCGGCCCGGCGTACGGCGACGTGATCGGGGGCATGACCATCGCCGGAGGCATCTCCGCTGCGCTCTACCACCGCGAACGAACGGGAGAAGCCCTCGTGGTCGACAACTCGCTGCTCGCCACCGGCATGTGGGCGACCGGAGCGTCGGTCCTGATGGCCGGGCTGTTCGGCTTCGGGAGATTCCCCCGCGGCAACCGGGGGAAGGCGCCGAACCCACTCGTGCTGACGTACAAAACCAAGGACGGCCGGTACCTGTCGCTCGTCATGCTCGAATCCGACCGCTACTGGGCCGACCTGGTGCACAAGGTCGGAAGGTCGGAGCTCGCCGACGACCCGCGGTTCGTCGACGCCGCAGCCCGTGCGCAGAACAGCGAGGAATGCGTCGCGATTCTCGACGAGATCTTCGCCAGCCGGACTTTCGAGGAATGGAAGTCGCTTCTGCAAGAGGTCAAAGGGGTATGGGCGCCGGTCCAGACGGCCGCGGAAGTCCTCGAGGATCCGCAGGTCCTGGAGAACGGCTACCTGCGCGAGGTCGAAGCGGCCTCGGGAACCAAGTTCAGAATGGTCGCCTCGCCGCTGCAGTTCGACGAGGAACCGGCCGACCTGGTTCGCGCGCCCGACCACGGAGAGCACACTGACGAGGTCCTGGGCGAGCTCGGCCTCGACACCGACGCGATCCTCGAACTGAAGATCGCCGGCGCCGTCCTATAA
- a CDS encoding aldehyde dehydrogenase family protein yields the protein MPSFEPEERMLVDGKLVHADSGATFDNVNPATEEVLGVVADAGPGDMDRAIAAARRAFDETDWATNGKLRQHCLAQLQAALEEEQEQLRAELVAEVGTPVLLTYGPQLDAPLSEALKWPAAFIDEFHWERDLPEGTAFGTRSWRKVVKEPVGVVAAIVPWNYPFEVSLNKLGPALATGNTVILKPAPLTPWNATRIGRIVAEKTDFPPGVVQVVPTSDNAVAERLVVDPRVDLISFTGSTAVGKRIMEKGAPTLKRLFLELGGKSADIVLDDADLAAKCSMSWMVCVHGGQGCVMLTRLLLPRSRYDEAIEIMEAGFKTVGYGDPTDESNLQGPQISAAQRDRVLGYIESARKEGARVVVGGGKPAHLPVGYYVEPTLIADVDNSMTVAREEIFGPVLVAIPYEDEDDAVRIANDNQYGLGCGVTSASEERAVAVARRIRAGTASVNGGVWYGADSPFGGYKASGVGRQNGVEGFEQYTETKTIAGPLPPAS from the coding sequence ATGCCGAGTTTCGAACCAGAGGAGCGGATGCTCGTCGACGGCAAGTTGGTCCACGCCGACAGCGGAGCGACCTTCGACAACGTGAATCCCGCGACCGAAGAAGTCCTCGGTGTGGTGGCCGACGCAGGCCCCGGCGATATGGACAGAGCAATAGCTGCCGCCCGCCGTGCCTTCGACGAGACCGACTGGGCGACCAACGGGAAGCTGCGCCAGCACTGCTTGGCTCAGCTGCAAGCGGCGCTGGAGGAGGAGCAGGAGCAGCTGCGCGCCGAGCTGGTCGCGGAGGTGGGTACGCCGGTGCTACTCACCTATGGGCCGCAGCTCGACGCTCCCCTTTCGGAGGCCCTCAAGTGGCCGGCGGCTTTCATCGACGAGTTCCATTGGGAGCGGGACCTGCCCGAGGGAACCGCGTTCGGAACGCGGAGCTGGCGGAAGGTGGTCAAGGAACCGGTTGGCGTGGTCGCCGCCATAGTCCCCTGGAACTATCCCTTCGAAGTCTCGCTGAACAAGCTGGGCCCTGCGCTGGCCACGGGCAACACCGTCATCCTGAAGCCCGCGCCGCTGACCCCGTGGAACGCGACTCGCATCGGTCGGATCGTCGCCGAGAAGACCGACTTTCCGCCGGGCGTGGTGCAGGTGGTTCCCACCTCGGACAATGCGGTTGCGGAGCGGCTGGTAGTCGACCCGCGCGTCGACCTGATCTCGTTCACCGGCTCGACAGCCGTCGGGAAGCGGATCATGGAGAAGGGCGCGCCCACGCTGAAGCGGCTCTTCCTCGAGCTGGGCGGCAAGTCGGCGGACATCGTCCTCGACGACGCCGACCTGGCGGCCAAGTGCTCGATGTCGTGGATGGTGTGCGTCCACGGAGGCCAGGGCTGCGTCATGTTGACCCGCTTGCTTCTCCCCCGCTCCCGGTACGACGAGGCGATCGAGATCATGGAGGCCGGGTTCAAGACCGTCGGTTACGGTGACCCGACCGACGAGTCCAACCTGCAGGGTCCCCAGATCAGCGCTGCGCAGCGCGACCGGGTTCTCGGCTACATCGAGTCGGCGCGCAAGGAAGGTGCCCGGGTCGTCGTAGGTGGTGGAAAGCCGGCGCACCTGCCGGTCGGTTACTACGTCGAGCCGACCCTCATCGCCGACGTGGACAACTCGATGACCGTCGCCCGGGAGGAGATCTTCGGACCGGTTCTGGTCGCCATCCCCTACGAGGACGAGGACGACGCGGTTCGAATCGCCAACGACAACCAGTACGGCCTCGGTTGCGGCGTCACCTCCGCTTCAGAGGAGCGTGCGGTCGCCGTTGCACGAAGGATCCGCGCCGGCACCGCGTCGGTCAACGGTGGCGTCTGGTACGGGGCCGACTCCCCGTTCGGTGGTTACAAGGCAAGCGGCGTAGGCCGGCAGAACGGAGTCGAAGGCTTCGAGCAGTACACCGAGACCAAGACCATCGCCGGCCCGCTCCCGCCTGCGAGTTGA
- a CDS encoding helix-turn-helix domain-containing protein translates to MQQRAGEVTPEAQAERAKLMDAALKVMKLNGFQGASVQDILDEAGLSTRAFYRQFRSKDDLLLAMFRTASARDVEAVVKRVANAAGPLEGLHAWIDEMTAIAFDRRRLSRMVMFNVSARQAVGFDEECDYMRERLTSPLADSLRTGLEDGSFPSARPEDDANTIFDLLWSVAGPVARRGRPLDRQDARSYLLRFALPALRSN, encoded by the coding sequence ATGCAGCAGCGCGCCGGGGAGGTGACCCCCGAGGCTCAAGCGGAGCGCGCCAAGCTCATGGATGCCGCTCTGAAGGTCATGAAGCTCAACGGCTTCCAGGGGGCGAGCGTCCAGGACATTCTCGACGAGGCCGGGCTTTCGACCCGGGCGTTCTACCGGCAGTTCCGGTCCAAGGACGACCTCCTGCTCGCCATGTTCCGAACCGCTTCCGCGCGCGATGTCGAGGCCGTCGTGAAGCGGGTCGCCAACGCCGCGGGCCCGTTGGAGGGATTGCACGCGTGGATCGACGAGATGACGGCGATCGCGTTCGACCGTCGCCGGCTGAGCCGCATGGTGATGTTCAACGTGTCTGCGCGCCAGGCGGTCGGTTTCGACGAAGAGTGCGATTACATGCGCGAGCGACTCACCAGTCCGTTGGCCGATTCGCTTCGTACGGGTCTCGAGGACGGGTCGTTCCCGTCCGCCCGTCCGGAGGACGACGCCAACACGATCTTCGATCTGCTCTGGAGCGTCGCCGGACCGGTGGCGAGGCGCGGCCGCCCGCTTGATCGGCAGGATGCCCGCTCATACCTTTTGCGGTTCGCTCTTCCCGCCTTGCGCAGCAACTGA